In a single window of the Elaeis guineensis isolate ETL-2024a chromosome 8, EG11, whole genome shotgun sequence genome:
- the LOC105049346 gene encoding nucleotide-sugar uncharacterized transporter 2, producing MASPLHFDSMQCGECFEGGFGRMLCGRKVMSFFLKKDARKFLKRKDSDAGERGRALEDLRASLFSELRTSEGAKRLQQRICGPTVALSFNFLVSVGIIMMNKLVLGRVGFNYPIFLTFIHYILSWGLMAVLNAFSLLPAPPPAKSTPFSSLLALGIVMSLSNGLANVSLKYNSVGFYQMAKIAVTPTIVLAEFMIFRKTVSYQKVIALTIVSIGVAVATVTDLEFHFFGACIALAWIIPSAINKILWSNLQQQYNWTALALMWKTTPITLFFLVALMPWLDPPGVLSFHWNFSNTSAILMSAIFGFLLQWSGALALGATSATSHVVLGQFKTCVILLGGYLLFNSNPGMSSICGAITALAGMALYTYLNMLGSQSQAAKAALRQASFSSRTSKLSKEGSNPHGENCTTETV from the exons ATGGCCTCTCCTCTGCACTTTGACTCAATGCAGTGTGGAGAGTGTTTTGAAGGAGGTTTCGGGAGGATGCTTTGCGGCCGGAAGGTGATGAGCTTCTTCTTGAAGAAGGATGCGAGGAAGTTCCTGAAGCGCAAGGACAGCGACGCCGGCGAAAGAG GTAGAGCTCTTGAGGATCTGCGTGCTTCCCTTTTTAGTGAGCTACGCACGTCTGAGGGTGCCAAGCGTTTGCAGCAACGAATTTGTGGTCCGACGGTTGCCTTGTCTTTCAATTTCCTGGTTTCTGTTGGTATAATTATGATGAACAAATTG GTTCTTGGGAGAGTGGGCTTCAATTATCCAATCTTTCTCACCTTTATTCACTATATCTTGAGCTGGGGTTTAATGGCTGTCTTGAATGCCTTCTCACTGCTTCCAGCCCCACCTCCTGCCAAGTCGACCCCATTTTCTTCTCTGCTAGCCCTGGGCATTGTCATGTCCCTATCTAATGGCCTTGCTAATGTTAGCTTGAAGTATAATAG TGTGGGATTCTATCAGATGGCTAAGATTGCTGTTACCCCGACAATTGTTCTAGCCGAGTTTATGATTTTTAGGAAGACGGTTTCTTACCAGAAG GTGATAGCGCTAACCATAGTATCCATCGGTGTTGCTGTTGCGACAGTTACTGACCTTGAATTCCACTTCTTTGGTGCTTGTATAGCATTAGCATGGATTATACCCAGTGCAATTAATAAGATTCTATGGTCCAATCTACAGCAGCAGTATAACTGGACTGCCTTAGC TTTAATGTGGAAGACGACGCCAATCACGCTTTTCTTTTTGGTTGCCTTGATGCCTTGGCTCGATCCCCCTGGTGTTCTCTCCTTTCATTGGAACTTTTCCAATACATCAGCTATTCTCATGTCAGCCATCTTTGGTTTTTTGCTTCAATGGTCTGGGGCGTTGGCACTAGG GGCAACATCTGCAACTTCTCATGTTGTTCTTGGACAGTTCAAAACATGTGTCATCCTTCTTGGAGGGTACCTTCTTTTCAATTCCAATCCAGGTATGTCAAGTATCTGCGGAGCTATCACAGCTCTTGCAGGGATGGCCTTGTACACGTACCTCAACATGTTAGGTTCTCAATCGCAAGCAGCTAAGGCAGCTCTTCGACAAGCATCATTTTCTTCAAGAACATCTAAGCTTAGCAAGGAAGGTAGCAATCCCCATGGAGAAAATTGTACCACTGAAACCGTCTAA